The Fragaria vesca subsp. vesca linkage group LG2, FraVesHawaii_1.0, whole genome shotgun sequence genome includes a window with the following:
- the LOC101315116 gene encoding fatty acyl-CoA reductase 3-like, whose amino-acid sequence MESASILRYLEGKTILVTGGTGFLGMVFLEKILRVQPDVQKIYLLLRASDTKSATKRMNNEIIGKELFRVLKEKRGADFDSFISEKVVALPGDVTSENLGVKDLKVYNEIQIIFNCAATTNFDERYDIALDVNTFGVLYAIDFAKKCSKLEMFLHVSTAYVCGERGGLLLEDSSSMDEMIKQMTKFDFEAVEKKLVKEKLNELKAQGVSQEVITNTMKDFGIERAKVYGWPNTYVFTKAMGEIYIGRLKHNLPHVIVRPTVVTSTYKEPFPGWIQGFRTIDSVIASYYKGKLPCLLVDPMLVFDMIPVDMLVNSIIVAMAVNANKSSSIIYHVGTSLRNPIKFCDIHDIVFKYCTENPWINKDGTIVKAGKFTMFKTMASFHMYMQIRYMLPLQGLRLVNIAFGQYFQDLYVNYDRKLRLVMRLVELYKPYMLFKGIFDDTNSEELQRIAIETYTDAEMFKSDPKCINWEDYISNTHVPGLRKHVMLKK is encoded by the exons ATGGAGTCGGCGAGCATACTTCGATATCTGGAGGGGAAGACCATCTTAGTTACCGGAGGTACCGGCTTCCTGGGAATGG TGTTTCTGGAGAAAATACTGAGAGTTCAACCAGATGTGCAAAAGATCTACCTCCTTCTAAGAGCCTCGGACACCAAATCAGCGACAAAGCGCATGAACAATGAG ATCATAGGAAAGGAATTGTTCAGAGTTTTGAAGGAGAAACGAGGGGCAGATTTTGATTCCTTCATTTCGGAAAAAGTTGTTGCTCTACCGGGAGACGTCACTTCTGAAAACCTCGGAGTTAAAGACTTGAAGGTGTACAATGAAATACAAATCATATTCAACTGTGCAGCCACCACAAACTTCGACGAAAG GTATGATATCGCACTGGACGTCAACACATTTGGGGTGCTGTATGCAATAGACTTTGCTAAGAAATGCTCAAAACTAGAGATGTTTCTCCACGTATCAACTG CTTATGTATGTGGAGAGAGGGGTGGACTCTTACTGGAAGACTCATCTTCCATGGATGAAATGATTAAGCAGATGACCAAATTTGATTTTGAAGCAGTGGAAAAGAAACTTGTCAAGGAGAAACTGAATGAACTAAAAGCACAAGGTGTTTCACAAGAAGTTATTACAAATACAATGAAGGATTTCGGCATTGAAAG GGCTAAAGTATATGGATGGCCAAACACGTATGTATTTACAAAAGCGATGGGAGAAATATATATTGGACGCTTAAAACACAATCTACCTCATGTCATTGTTCGTCCAACAGTCGTTACTAGCACTTACAAGGAACCATTTCCTGGTTGGATTCAAGGATTCAG AACCATTGATAGCGTAATTGCTAGCTATTATAAAGGGAAGCTGCCATGTCTACTCGTCGACCCAATGTTAGTTTTTGATATG ATTCCGGTGGACATGCTGGTGAATTCGATAATCGTAGCAATGGCAGTGAATGCAAATAAATCTTCTAGCATCATATATCATGTAGGAACCTCACTGAGAAATCCTATAAAATTCTGTGATATTCATGATATCGTCTTCAAATACTGCACCGAGAATCCATGGATTAACAAGGATGGCACCATTGTTAAGGCTGGCAAGTTTACAATGTTCAAGACTATGGCTAGCTTTCACATGTACATGCAAATTCGATACATGCTACCTTTGCAG GGATTAAGGTTGGTGAATATAGCATTTGGCCAATATTTTCAAGACTTGTATGTCAACTATGATCGTAAACTCAGATTGGTGATGCGCTTGGTAGAGCTATACAAACCCTACATGTTATTCAAGGGCAT CTTTGACGACACCAATTCAGAAGAGTTACAAAGGATAGCAATAGAGACTTATACAGACGCAGAAATGTTCAAGTCTGATCCGAAATGCATTAACTGGGAAGACTACATTTCCAACACTCATGTTCCTGGCCTTCGAAAACATGTTATGCTCAAAAAATAA
- the LOC101308156 gene encoding putative disease resistance protein At3g14460-like, with the protein MRRWQEWSYVGDNKERGAFPSLSRLHLEDCPKLIGILPLDCFPMLQSLRVLNANIEGITMSQGSKCPELSKLRMYDCWNFGYFPEGGLHAPNLTVIDIDGCSNLRSLPEHMNTLLPSLESMSIGLCPKLESFPEGGLPSNLKSLNIRSCKRLIANRMQWGLQELTSLEVLTIDFIRCEDPESFPEEGLMPISLVSLSIYDLLNMKTIKGKELRHLSSLPRMEIWGCPKLECLPDEGLPASLTCLRIEGCPLLKQRCHRDQGEDWPKIAYISNIWIDGNRYHV; encoded by the coding sequence ATGAGGAGATGGCAAGAGTGGTCTTATGTTGGAGACAACAAAGAAAGGGGAGCTTTTCCTAGTCTCTCTAGGCTTCATCTGGAGGATTGTCCTAAGCTAATCGGAATATTACCATTAGATTGCTTCCCCATGCTTCAATCGCTGAGAGTCTTGAATGCCAATATAGAAGGCATTACAATGTCACAAGGATCAAAATGCCCTGAACTGAGTAAGCTGAGAATGTATGATTGCTGGAATTTTGGTTATTTTCCTGAGGGAGGGCTGCATGCTCCCAACTTGACCGTTATAGATATCGATGGATGCAGTAATTTGAGGTCACTACCAGAACACATGAACACCCTTCTTCCATCTCTCGAGTCTATGTCCATAGGACTTTGTCCAAAACTGGAATCATTTCCAGAAGGGGGATTGCCATCAAATTTGAAGTCACTGAATATACGTTCCTGCAAAAGACTCATTGCAAACCGAATGCAATGGGGACTGCAGGAACTCACCTCTCTCGAAGTCTTGACAATTGACTTCATAAGATGTGAGGATCCAGAATCATTTCCGGAGGAGGGCCTGATGCCAATCTCTCTTGTCTCTCTCTCCATCTACGATCTTTTGAATATGAAGACCATTAAAGGCAAGGAGTTGAGACACCTCAGCTCGCTTCCAAGAATGGAAATATGGGGATGCCCCAAGCTCGAGTGCTTGCCAGATGAAGGGCTTCCGGCTTCTCTTACTTGTCTAAGAATAGAGGGATGTCCTTTGCTGAAGCAAAGATGCCACAGAGACCAAGGGGAAGATTGGCCCAAGATTGCTTACATCTCCAACATATGGATCGATGGAAACCGATATCACGTGTGA
- the LOC101308446 gene encoding putative disease resistance RPP13-like protein 1-like translates to MGKKFLFVLDDVWNENYLHWDVFRCPFKFGVRGSRIIVTTRNEGVGSMMGSLPTHYLSQISEEDCRSLFAKHAFRNADHSAYPNLEVIGKQIVKCKGLPLAAKSLGGLLCSKLNLEEWEKVLKSDIWELADKGSAILPALWLSYYYLPSHLKRCFAYCSIFPNGYVFERSELIFLWMAEDLLQPKNKKTMEEVGEEYFDELTSRSIFRHSSIRFDGFTMHDLISDLAKFVSGDFGFRLEEDDNSFDMVTKTRHFSYMRHRCSDFENFEALHEAKYLRTFLPLQLTEFWSERFQMSDKVLHDLLPTLQCLRVLNLSRYDIKELPNSIGNLKHLKHLNLSWTSIQKLPDTVCSLCNLQTLLLSHCEALVHLPANLGRLTNLRHLDIGDMRGTHLKKMPAHMGKLKDLQMLSDFVLDQRTARKDILELKELKHLHGTLRISGIQNIVNAVDAFEAKMWEKKSLTHLVLKFGGYTEDSHKDREVLNNLQPHTNLKELTIESYRGTRFPGWLGDHSTSNLVHLDILSCTNCSFLPPLGQLPSLTELLATTGLCRS, encoded by the coding sequence ATGGGGAAGAAGTTTCTCTTTGTCCTTGATGATGTTTGGAATGAGAATTATCTCCACTGGGATGTCTTTAGGTGTCCCTTTAAGTTTGGGGTGCGTGGAAGTAGGATCATTGTCACAACACGAAATGAAGGTGTTGGATCTATGATGGGTAGTCTTCCAACTCATTATCTATCGCAAATATCTGAAGAGGACTGTCGGTCACTATTTGCAAAACATGCCTTCAGAAATGCAGATCACAGTGCATATCCAAATTTAGAAGTAATTGGGAAACAAATTGTTAAGTGTAAGGGTCTTCCTTTGGCTGCCAAATCACTTGGTGGTCTCTTGTGCTCTAAATTGAATTTGGAAGAATGGGAGAAGGTACTGAAGAGTGACATATGGGAACTTGCAGATAAAGGGAGTGCCATTTTGCCGGCTTTATGGCTAAGCTATTACTACCTTCCTTCACATCTCAAGCGTTGTTTTGCTTATTGTTCGATATTTCCCAATGGTTATGTATTTGAAAGATCAGAATTGATATTTTTGTGGATGGCTGAAGATCTGTTGCAACCCAAAAACAAGAAAACAATGGAAGAAGTTGGAGAGGAGTACTTCGATGAGCTAACTTCACGGTCTATTTTTCGACACTCATCAATACGTTTTGACGGTTTTACCATGCATGACCTTATCAGTGATTTAGCAAAGTTTGTATCTGGAGACTTCGGCTTTAGGTTGGAGGAAGATGACAACTCATTTGACATGGTGACCAAGACTCGTCATTTTTCATATATGAGACATCGTTGTAGTGACTTTGAGAATTTTGAGGCTTTACATGAAGCTAAGTATCTGCGCACCTTCCTACCGCTACAACTAACAGAATTTTGGAGTGAAAGATTTCAAATGTCAGATAAGGTTCTACATGATCTATTGCCTACACTACAATGTTTAAGAGTGCTGAACTTATCAAGGTATGACATTAAGGAGTTGCCTAATTCGATCGGTAATCTGAAACATCTAAAGCACCTGAATTTGTCATGGACTTCAATCCAGAAGCTACCTGATACAGTGTGTTCTTTGTGTAATTTGCAAACTTTGTTGTTGTCACATTGTGAAGCTCTTGTTCATTTGCCAGCCAACTTGGGAAGACTCACAAATTTGCGCCATCTTGATATTGGAGATATGCGAGGCACACATTTGAAAAAGATGCCAGCACATATGGGCAAATTGAAAGATCTCCAAATGTTAAGTGACTTTGTTCTAGACCAACGTACAGCAAGGAAGGACATTCTAGAGTTAAAGGAGCTTAAGCATTTGCATGGAACACTTCGAATATCAGGGATTCAAAATATTGTGAATGCTGTGGATGCTTTCGAAGCCAAAATGTGGGAAAAGAAGTCTCTAACTCACCTAGTCTTAAAATTCGGAGGTTATACTGAAGATTCACATAAAGATAGAGAAGTTCTCAATAACCTCCAACCTCATACCAATTTAAAAGAACTCACCATCGAGTCTTACAGGGGAACAAGGTTTCCAGGTTGGTTAGGAGACCATTCTACCTCTAATCTAGTTCATCTCGATATTCTGAGTTGTACAAATTGTTCCTTCTTGCCACCACTGGGTCAGCTACCCTCCCTTACCGAGCTTCTTGCCACCACTGGTCTCTGTAGGTCCTGA
- the LOC101308746 gene encoding putative disease resistance RPP13-like protein 1-like, translating into MALEVVCGAFLSGLFQEIFHKMASRDVMDFIKGKKQTKGLLNRLELTLQSVIVLDDAEEKQLSNSDVKEWLDELKEAVFDAEDLLNEIKTDAMRSKLEAEQYGSRTSKLHQLMSVFFHAFDESVDPKIEEILERLDLIVSWKDALNLKAGARHRLSMRVILPSTSLVDDSGVYGRYEDKETMTRLLLWNDASGPSWAWVGLERPPLLSSCTMM; encoded by the coding sequence ATGGCTCTAGAGGTCGTTTGTGGAGCTTTTCTCTCTGGTTTATTTCAGGAAATATTTCATAAGATGGCCTCTCGGGATGTCATGGACTTCATCAAGGGGAAGAAGCAGACCAAAGGGTTGCTAAACAGGTTGGAGTTGACGCTGCAATCTGTTATTGTTCTGGATGATGCTGAAGAGAAGCAGTTAAGTAACTCCGATGTGAAGGAGTGGCTGGATGAGCTTAAAGAGGCCGTCTTTGATGCTGAGGACCTGTTGAACGAGATCAAGACAGATGCCATGAGGAGCAAGTTGGAAGCTGAACAATATGGAAGTCGCACAAGTAAGTTACACCAACTCATGTCTGTTTTCTTTCATGCTTTCGATGAATCAGTAGATCCCAAGATAGAGGAAATTCTTGAGAGATTAGACTTGATTGTTAGCTGGAAAGATGCCCTTAATTTGAAAGCAGGTGCTAGGCACAGACTCTCAATGAGAGTGATACTCCCTTCGACTTCTCTGGTAGACGACTCTGGTGTCTATGGAAGGTACGAAGATAAGGAGACCATGACTAGGTTGTTATTATGGAACGATGCTAGTGGCCCATCGTGGGCATGGGTGGGATTGGAAAGACCACCATTGCTCAGCTCTTGTACAATGATGTAA